The following coding sequences lie in one Nitratireductor mangrovi genomic window:
- the ehuD gene encoding ectoine/hydroxyectoine ABC transporter permease subunit EhuD, with translation MNIWDWEYVWEALPYLYRGAVVTVQATFIGFAIALVLGLIFALIRQSPNRLVRGVMAEIIEFIRSTPLLLQIFFVYFVGPQFGIVIPAWIAGVGMLGIHYAAYCSECYRAGIENVDGGQWEACTALNLSTPRAWRVIILPQAIPPIVPSLGNYFIGMFKDTPILAAIAILEMLQRAKNFGAENYRYIEAITTAGALYLFFSLVASAIVQGVSLWLNRRYHLQ, from the coding sequence GTGAACATCTGGGACTGGGAATATGTCTGGGAGGCGCTGCCGTATCTTTACCGGGGCGCCGTCGTCACCGTTCAGGCAACCTTCATCGGCTTCGCGATCGCGCTGGTGTTGGGTTTGATCTTCGCACTGATCCGCCAGTCGCCGAACCGCCTCGTGCGCGGTGTCATGGCCGAGATCATCGAGTTCATCCGTTCCACGCCGCTGCTCCTGCAGATATTCTTCGTCTATTTCGTCGGTCCGCAATTTGGCATCGTCATTCCTGCCTGGATCGCCGGTGTCGGCATGCTCGGCATCCACTATGCCGCCTATTGCTCGGAGTGCTACCGGGCCGGCATCGAGAATGTCGACGGCGGCCAGTGGGAGGCCTGCACGGCGCTCAACCTTTCGACGCCGCGCGCCTGGCGGGTGATCATCCTGCCGCAGGCGATCCCGCCGATCGTGCCGAGCCTCGGCAACTACTTCATCGGCATGTTCAAGGACACGCCGATCCTCGCCGCTATCGCCATCCTGGAAATGCTCCAGCGGGCCAAGAATTTCGGCGCCGAGAACTACCGCTACATCGAGGCGATCACCACAGCGGGCGCGCTCTACCTGTTCTTCAGCCTCGTTGCCTCGGCGATCGTCCAGGGCGTCAGCCTTTGGCTCAATCGCCGCTACCATCTGCAGTAG
- the ehuC gene encoding ectoine/hydroxyectoine ABC transporter permease subunit EhuC, whose amino-acid sequence MNEFALGFSVAALFKGVAVTLLVTVGASLVAIALGLVVGLIRVSTVAPLRWLAVAYIEFFRGTSMLVQLYWWFFVLPIFGLTMSPWTVAIIGVGMNVSGYGAELVRAAIQSVPRGQYEASTALNFPRLTMMRRIILPQAIRGMLPPWGNLLIELLKGTSLIFFITITELTTAAKLAADATGNYLLFFAVALFGYYVIARALITPLVRWLERRFSRGFVREALA is encoded by the coding sequence ATGAACGAGTTTGCACTGGGCTTCAGCGTTGCTGCGCTGTTCAAGGGTGTGGCCGTCACGTTGCTCGTCACGGTCGGCGCCTCTTTGGTGGCGATCGCGCTTGGCCTCGTCGTGGGGTTGATCCGGGTTTCGACGGTGGCGCCGCTGCGCTGGCTTGCGGTGGCCTATATCGAGTTTTTCCGTGGAACCTCCATGCTGGTGCAGCTTTACTGGTGGTTCTTCGTCCTGCCGATCTTCGGGCTCACCATGTCACCATGGACGGTCGCTATCATCGGTGTCGGCATGAACGTCTCCGGCTACGGGGCTGAACTCGTCCGAGCCGCCATCCAGAGCGTGCCGCGCGGCCAGTACGAGGCCTCCACGGCGCTCAACTTTCCGCGGTTGACCATGATGCGGCGGATCATCCTGCCGCAGGCGATCCGCGGCATGCTGCCGCCCTGGGGCAACCTGCTCATTGAGCTGCTCAAGGGCACGTCGCTGATTTTCTTCATCACCATCACCGAGCTCACCACCGCGGCGAAGCTCGCCGCCGACGCGACCGGCAACTATCTGCTGTTCTTCGCGGTCGCGCTGTTCGGCTACTACGTCATCGCGCGGGCCCTGATCACGCCGCTGGTGCGCTGGCTTGAGCGCCGCTTCTCGCGCGGCTTCGTGCGGGAGGCGCTGGCGTGA